The following proteins come from a genomic window of Nodosilinea sp. FACHB-141:
- a CDS encoding class I SAM-dependent methyltransferase, whose product MPHNPDLYQVLCDRIHQSPQGHIPFAEFMELVLYHPQGGYYSTKDAILGFEGDFVTSAHLGHDFGELLAIQFAEMWEHLGRPNPFSLVEMGAGQGLIAADALGALQNHFPDCFAALSYQIVEKSDLLRAAQERRLSGWTGRVSWLSLEDIPDDSITGCLFSNELVDALPVHQVVMTESGLQEIYVTLGDSPACLLQEAVEAPSTPRLADYFAFVGVDLADPQYAPGYRTEVHLAALDWIKTVAAKLHRGYVLTVDYGYPASRYYGRGRAQGTLQCYYQHAHHNDPYSHLGHQDITAHVNFTALERQGEQCGLETVGATQQGMFLMALGLGDRLAALGQIQASDPTTVNLAIQRRDKLHQLINPMGLGNFVVLVQGKGLTSAAKTLKGLTVPPLM is encoded by the coding sequence ATGCCCCACAACCCAGATTTGTACCAGGTGCTGTGCGATCGCATCCACCAATCGCCCCAGGGCCACATCCCCTTTGCCGAATTTATGGAGCTGGTCCTCTACCATCCCCAGGGCGGCTATTACAGCACTAAAGACGCCATTCTTGGGTTTGAGGGCGACTTCGTTACCTCTGCCCACTTAGGCCACGACTTTGGCGAACTGCTGGCCATCCAGTTTGCCGAAATGTGGGAGCATTTGGGCCGCCCCAATCCCTTCTCGCTGGTAGAAATGGGAGCAGGCCAGGGGCTGATCGCCGCCGATGCGCTGGGCGCTCTACAAAACCATTTTCCCGACTGCTTTGCCGCCCTGAGTTACCAGATCGTCGAGAAATCTGACCTGCTGCGGGCCGCTCAAGAGCGACGCTTATCTGGCTGGACTGGGCGAGTGAGCTGGCTAAGTTTGGAAGACATCCCTGACGACAGCATCACTGGCTGCCTGTTCTCGAACGAACTGGTAGATGCTTTGCCGGTACACCAAGTAGTGATGACAGAATCGGGCCTGCAAGAGATCTACGTCACCTTGGGCGACAGCCCAGCATGCCTTCTGCAAGAAGCAGTGGAGGCTCCTTCTACCCCGCGACTGGCCGACTACTTTGCCTTTGTCGGCGTTGACCTAGCGGATCCTCAGTACGCTCCCGGCTACCGCACCGAAGTTCACCTGGCCGCTCTGGACTGGATAAAAACGGTTGCAGCTAAGTTGCACCGGGGCTACGTGCTCACGGTTGACTACGGCTACCCCGCCAGCCGCTACTACGGCCGCGGCCGAGCCCAAGGAACGCTCCAGTGCTACTACCAGCACGCCCACCACAACGATCCTTACAGCCACCTGGGCCACCAAGACATTACCGCCCACGTCAACTTCACCGCGCTAGAGCGTCAGGGTGAGCAGTGCGGGCTAGAAACCGTGGGGGCGACGCAGCAGGGAATGTTTTTGATGGCGCTGGGTTTGGGCGATCGCCTCGCCGCCCTGGGCCAGATTCAGGCTAGCGACCCCACCACCGTCAACCTTGCCATTCAGCGCCGCGACAAGCTGCACCAGCTGATCAACCCCATGGGCCTGGGGAATTTTGTGGTGTTGGTGCAGGGCAAAGGGCTAACGTCTGCGGCCAAGACGCTGAAGGGGCTAACAGTGCCGCCGCTGATGTAG
- a CDS encoding glycosyltransferase family 4 protein — translation MPRPYLFFIRDTLPQPAAHLIQTVQCANAAANLGYPTQLAFVDRGSTAWQPWRWVNPQPQPVDDAFARFFNIQNRLELLPLAMPWPIDRVKHKLTNASTVACKYYWPRHLATRTALVHTRDWNFAKAALKQGVPVVFECHHHTEKPFEPEMATHPLLQVVVTVIDTVRESIVRNGVPEKKVITVPNGFNTQFLTRHPAAAQEWRDRLLTPPFTQLVVYAGALHEFKGVNLLLEIAPQFPQVKFALAGGPVDQQQHYCDRLANLGLENVDVLGFLAQQDLAHLLQAADALAHPHLLGKAATFTSPLKLFDYLASGTPVVATRIPSLENWPLAAQIADWCDPNQPPAFANSLRQVLTQHPRPAEGFAPNVDALRPYSWEVRTEKILSHVEARYHPQLPGGNP, via the coding sequence ATGCCCCGCCCCTACCTTTTCTTCATCCGCGACACTCTACCCCAGCCAGCGGCCCACCTGATTCAAACAGTGCAGTGCGCCAACGCTGCTGCCAACCTGGGCTACCCCACCCAGCTCGCCTTTGTCGATCGCGGCTCGACGGCTTGGCAACCTTGGCGCTGGGTCAATCCGCAGCCCCAACCAGTGGATGACGCCTTCGCCCGATTTTTCAATATTCAAAACCGGCTAGAACTGCTCCCCCTGGCCATGCCCTGGCCCATCGACCGGGTCAAGCACAAGCTCACCAACGCCAGCACCGTAGCCTGCAAATACTACTGGCCGCGGCACCTGGCCACCCGCACCGCCCTCGTCCACACCCGCGACTGGAATTTTGCTAAAGCCGCCCTGAAGCAGGGAGTACCCGTGGTGTTTGAGTGCCACCACCACACCGAAAAACCCTTTGAGCCCGAAATGGCGACCCATCCTTTGTTGCAGGTGGTGGTCACCGTCATCGACACGGTGAGAGAGAGCATTGTGCGCAACGGGGTGCCCGAGAAAAAGGTGATTACGGTGCCCAATGGGTTTAACACGCAGTTTTTGACACGGCATCCAGCAGCGGCGCAGGAGTGGCGCGATCGCCTCCTCACTCCACCCTTCACCCAACTCGTCGTCTACGCCGGGGCTTTACACGAATTCAAGGGCGTCAATTTATTGCTAGAAATCGCACCCCAATTTCCTCAGGTGAAATTTGCCCTGGCCGGTGGACCCGTTGACCAGCAGCAGCACTACTGCGATCGCCTCGCGAACCTAGGCTTAGAAAATGTGGATGTGCTTGGATTTTTAGCACAGCAGGACTTAGCCCACCTGCTGCAAGCCGCCGATGCCCTTGCCCATCCCCACCTGTTGGGCAAGGCTGCCACTTTTACCTCTCCCCTCAAATTATTTGACTACCTCGCCTCAGGCACCCCAGTTGTGGCCACCCGCATTCCATCGCTCGAAAACTGGCCCCTGGCCGCACAGATTGCCGACTGGTGCGATCCCAATCAACCCCCGGCTTTTGCCAATAGCCTGAGGCAGGTGCTCACCCAGCATCCTCGCCCGGCTGAGGGTTTTGCTCCCAACGTAGACGCCCTTCGACCCTACTCTTGGGAAGTCCGCACTGAGAAAATTTTGTCTCACGTAGAAGCCCGATACCACCCTCAACTGCCGGGAGGAAACCCATGA
- a CDS encoding thioredoxin domain-containing protein translates to MTNRLADSSSLYLRKHAENPIDWWPWCDEALERARQDDKPIFLSIGYSSCHWCTVMEGEAFSDEAIAAYMNANFIPIKVDREERPDVDSIYMQALQMLTGQGGWPLNVMLHPETRVPFYGGTYFPLEQKYGRPGFLQVLTALRQFYDTEKTRLAEITEAVMGNLHQGAQLPESPTISSADVLYAGLTNNAKILIPSGQGTCFPMIPYAAAVLGGLRFDLELDAAHICGQRGQDMALGGIYDHVGGGFHRYTVDPSWTVPHFEKMLYDNGMIVEYLADLWASGQQEPAFERAIALTHTWLLREMTAPEGYFYAAQDADSFVTANDVEPEEGAFYAWPYKTLELALTADQLQALANAFAVTPEGNFEGQIVLQRFELGPLPDEVEVALDQFFILRYGTPAAELETFPPATDNQAAKTQTWPGRIPPVTDTKLIVAWNSLMISGLARAATVLQNPDYLATAVTAAEHIRQHQWIGSQLHRLGYDGIPQVQAQSEDYALLIKAFLDLHQASLATPGSATDTDWLTLAISTQQEFDHLLWSADQGGYFSTAAGEDLLVQERPYQDSATPAANGVAVANLMRLSLLTDNLDYLDRADRTLQAFGTVIEQIPRACPSLLAGLNWFRNGTVVKAVAEIIPELAAKYWPTTVFTVSHDLSADAVGMVCRGTTCLAVADSVDKLRQQLQTLQPR, encoded by the coding sequence ATGACTAATCGTCTGGCAGATTCTTCCAGTCTGTATTTGCGCAAGCACGCCGAAAACCCGATCGACTGGTGGCCCTGGTGTGATGAGGCGCTGGAGCGGGCTAGGCAGGATGACAAGCCAATCTTTCTGTCAATCGGCTATTCGAGCTGCCACTGGTGCACGGTGATGGAGGGGGAAGCGTTCTCAGATGAGGCGATCGCAGCCTACATGAATGCCAACTTCATCCCCATTAAGGTCGATCGCGAAGAGCGGCCCGATGTCGACAGCATCTATATGCAGGCGCTGCAAATGCTCACTGGGCAAGGGGGCTGGCCACTGAACGTAATGCTGCATCCCGAAACGCGGGTGCCGTTTTATGGGGGCACTTATTTTCCGCTAGAGCAGAAGTATGGGCGGCCTGGATTTTTGCAGGTGCTCACGGCTCTGCGCCAGTTCTACGACACCGAAAAGACCCGTTTAGCCGAGATCACCGAGGCGGTGATGGGCAATTTGCACCAAGGGGCGCAGTTGCCAGAATCCCCCACAATTTCATCGGCGGACGTGCTCTATGCGGGGCTGACCAACAACGCCAAAATTCTTATCCCCTCGGGTCAGGGCACCTGCTTTCCGATGATTCCCTACGCGGCGGCGGTGCTGGGTGGGCTGCGGTTTGACCTAGAGCTAGACGCGGCTCACATCTGCGGCCAGCGAGGACAAGACATGGCCCTGGGCGGCATTTACGACCATGTGGGCGGCGGCTTTCACCGCTACACCGTAGACCCAAGCTGGACGGTGCCCCACTTTGAGAAGATGCTCTACGACAACGGCATGATCGTGGAGTACCTGGCTGATCTGTGGGCTAGCGGGCAGCAAGAACCGGCCTTTGAGCGGGCGATCGCCCTCACCCACACCTGGCTCTTGCGTGAAATGACCGCCCCAGAAGGCTATTTCTACGCCGCCCAGGATGCTGACAGCTTTGTTACCGCCAACGACGTTGAGCCAGAGGAAGGCGCGTTCTACGCCTGGCCCTACAAGACTTTGGAATTGGCGCTGACCGCCGACCAGCTACAGGCGTTAGCGAATGCCTTTGCTGTGACCCCAGAGGGCAACTTTGAGGGGCAAATTGTGCTGCAAAGATTCGAACTCGGCCCCCTCCCAGATGAGGTCGAGGTGGCCCTCGATCAGTTCTTTATCCTGCGCTACGGCACCCCGGCGGCAGAGCTGGAGACCTTTCCTCCAGCAACCGATAACCAGGCAGCTAAAACCCAGACTTGGCCAGGGCGCATTCCCCCGGTGACTGACACTAAACTAATTGTGGCGTGGAACAGCCTGATGATTTCTGGCTTGGCAAGGGCAGCGACAGTGTTGCAGAACCCCGACTATCTGGCCACCGCTGTAACTGCCGCTGAGCACATTCGCCAGCATCAGTGGATCGGCAGTCAGCTGCACCGTCTGGGCTACGACGGCATTCCCCAAGTGCAGGCCCAATCGGAAGACTATGCCCTGCTGATCAAAGCGTTCCTCGACCTGCATCAAGCTAGCTTGGCCACGCCAGGCTCTGCTACCGATACCGACTGGTTAACGCTGGCGATCTCTACCCAGCAGGAGTTCGACCATTTACTGTGGAGTGCTGACCAGGGGGGCTATTTCAGCACCGCCGCTGGCGAAGATTTGCTGGTGCAGGAACGCCCCTATCAAGACAGCGCGACACCAGCGGCGAATGGGGTTGCCGTTGCCAACCTTATGCGTCTATCTCTGCTCACCGACAATTTGGACTATTTAGACCGCGCCGATCGCACCCTGCAAGCCTTTGGCACTGTCATAGAGCAGATTCCTCGCGCCTGCCCCAGTTTGCTAGCAGGCCTCAACTGGTTTCGTAATGGCACTGTGGTCAAAGCTGTGGCAGAAATTATTCCTGAACTAGCGGCAAAATATTGGCCAACAACTGTTTTCACAGTTTCCCATGATCTGTCCGCTGACGCTGTGGGCATGGTGTGCCGAGGCACCACCTGTTTAGCGGTGGCAGATTCTGTGGATAAACTACGGCAGCAGTTACAAACCCTCCAGCCTCGCTAA
- a CDS encoding ABC transporter ATP-binding protein — MTAQKLLFNHAKRYPWRILAAIGLGFSGAVFNGVGTTLIVPAVFELLGTGAGSAGAIALPPLLEKLLEPVLGIPGPGRAVLMLSFIVLTILLKNLANYLSSVTSEGLSRRLTCDLRRDGLDLLLKVDIDYHNTMRTGDIIQRLNDQIGRAVASINAVINLLRASLNILFFTVVLLSISGSLTLAAVVLMVGVLLLNRYVIARAREHGKALAEASKDYSVRTLEMLNGMRLVKATANEAAEFAQVEALIEQREQAALRSQMNTAIIGPLNEILSILALVAIILISQFWLGSGSAASATLLLTFLFVLSRVIQFVGQLNSARSQLANSSASVDLVYDFLRRDNKAFMPQGDRRLTTLSQGITFEGIAFKYPTAKDWSLHDITLSLPKGTTLALVGASGAGKSTLADLLPRFYDPVAGRIAIDGIDLREFDLGSLRRAMGIVSQDTFLFNATVRDNIAYAQPAATDAEVVQAAQRANAYEFISQLPQGFDTVVGDRGVMLSGGQRQRIAIARALLQNPPILILDEATSALDTVSEQLVQEALEDLSRDRTTLVIAHRLSTIRKAHQIAVLDQGRVVELGTHEELLQKHGRYTYLYTVQFAQETGSCPISPAITNAASYDLRTGLNIVLGSLQLLADGLVEDGPETEELVQEAYHAALNLLPTLEAIEKQTASPNNPLPPSAPPTEPYPHHPSPISLPSPLPIQN; from the coding sequence ATGACCGCCCAAAAGCTGCTCTTTAACCACGCAAAACGCTACCCCTGGCGCATTCTGGCTGCCATCGGGCTGGGTTTTTCGGGGGCGGTGTTTAACGGGGTGGGCACCACGCTGATTGTGCCCGCGGTGTTTGAGCTGTTGGGCACCGGGGCCGGCAGTGCTGGGGCGATCGCCCTTCCTCCCCTGCTAGAAAAGCTGCTGGAACCCGTTTTGGGTATCCCTGGGCCGGGGCGAGCGGTGCTGATGCTGAGCTTTATTGTGTTGACCATTCTGCTCAAAAACCTAGCCAACTACCTCAGCAGCGTCACCAGCGAAGGGCTCAGCCGCCGCCTCACCTGCGATCTGCGTCGAGACGGGCTCGACCTGCTGCTCAAGGTCGATATCGACTACCACAACACCATGCGCACTGGGGATATTATCCAGCGGCTGAACGATCAAATTGGCCGGGCGGTAGCCTCCATCAACGCGGTGATCAACCTGCTGCGGGCATCGCTGAATATTTTGTTTTTTACGGTGGTGCTGCTGTCGATCTCGGGGTCGCTAACCTTGGCCGCGGTGGTGCTGATGGTCGGGGTGCTGCTGCTTAACCGCTACGTGATCGCCCGCGCCCGTGAGCACGGCAAGGCTCTGGCGGAGGCTTCTAAAGACTATTCGGTGCGCACCCTAGAAATGCTCAACGGCATGCGCCTGGTGAAAGCCACCGCCAACGAAGCAGCAGAATTCGCTCAGGTAGAAGCGCTGATCGAGCAGCGCGAGCAGGCCGCCCTGCGATCGCAGATGAACACCGCCATCATCGGTCCGCTGAACGAAATTCTCAGCATTTTGGCCCTGGTAGCAATTATTTTGATCAGCCAGTTTTGGCTGGGCAGCGGCTCGGCGGCCTCGGCTACCCTGCTGCTGACCTTTTTGTTTGTGCTGTCGCGAGTGATTCAGTTTGTGGGGCAGCTCAACTCGGCCCGCAGCCAGCTAGCCAACAGTTCCGCCAGCGTTGACCTGGTCTACGACTTTTTGCGCCGCGACAACAAAGCGTTTATGCCCCAGGGCGATCGCCGCCTCACCACCCTCAGCCAGGGCATCACCTTCGAGGGCATCGCATTCAAATATCCCACCGCCAAGGATTGGTCGCTCCACGACATCACCCTCTCGCTGCCCAAGGGTACCACCCTGGCCCTGGTGGGAGCCTCCGGCGCGGGCAAGTCTACCCTGGCCGATCTGCTGCCCCGCTTCTACGATCCGGTAGCGGGCCGCATCGCCATCGATGGGATAGATCTGCGCGAGTTTGACCTGGGCAGTCTACGCCGGGCCATGGGCATTGTTAGCCAAGACACGTTCTTGTTTAACGCCACCGTACGCGACAACATCGCCTACGCCCAGCCAGCAGCCACCGACGCTGAGGTAGTGCAGGCCGCTCAGCGGGCCAACGCCTATGAATTTATCAGCCAGCTGCCCCAGGGATTTGACACCGTAGTGGGCGATCGCGGCGTCATGCTCTCGGGCGGCCAGCGTCAGCGCATCGCCATTGCCCGCGCCCTGCTGCAAAACCCGCCGATTTTGATCCTCGATGAAGCCACCAGCGCTTTAGATACGGTATCAGAGCAATTGGTGCAGGAAGCCTTGGAGGATTTGAGCCGCGATCGCACCACCCTAGTCATTGCCCACCGCCTTTCCACCATTCGCAAAGCCCACCAGATTGCCGTGCTCGACCAAGGCCGCGTCGTCGAGCTGGGCACCCATGAAGAACTGCTGCAAAAACATGGCCGCTACACCTATCTCTACACCGTGCAGTTCGCCCAAGAAACCGGCTCCTGCCCTATCTCTCCAGCCATTACCAACGCCGCCTCCTACGACCTGCGCACCGGGCTGAATATTGTGCTCGGCTCCCTTCAGCTTTTGGCCGACGGCCTGGTCGAAGACGGCCCTGAAACTGAAGAACTTGTCCAAGAGGCCTACCACGCCGCCCTCAACCTTCTCCCCACCCTCGAAGCTATCGAAAAACAGACTGCCTCCCCCAACAACCCACTTCCTCCCTCTGCCCCACCAACAGAACCTTACCCCCACCACCCGTCCCCAATCTCCCTCCCATCTCCCCTTCCAATTCAAAACTAA
- a CDS encoding glycosyltransferase family 10 domain-containing protein has translation MTRPIVGMLSSYGGLTQCDWLWKQTPEPFGVWGNMQLQSQNPRPDYLLLYQFNFHERLAPKPQSKSQRLLSALPFAKSAAPVEALSQLPPQFSQVPKERTAFLLREPPLPEVRSQNLLNYAYARDYCGYISGPDDSAPTPAYMPAIWYVNVSFRELNEAPPPEKHSPCSWITSGINRTESHRQRLAFLQTLQESGVPVEVYGRGLPPGIRTAGELSNKWSGMAPYTYNLAIENFADNDWYASEKLWDALLSWCLPIYYGGGAADKLLPSGSFLRLPSLDAKGIEYIREVTANPDAWMEAKDAMAEARQVILHKLNLMNWLSDWVGNQA, from the coding sequence ATGACCCGTCCTATTGTTGGCATGCTGTCGAGCTACGGCGGCCTAACTCAGTGCGACTGGCTGTGGAAGCAAACGCCCGAACCCTTTGGGGTGTGGGGCAACATGCAGCTGCAATCGCAGAATCCAAGGCCCGACTACCTGCTGCTGTATCAGTTCAACTTTCACGAGCGGTTGGCCCCTAAGCCCCAGTCAAAATCGCAGCGGTTGCTCAGCGCGTTGCCCTTTGCCAAATCTGCCGCTCCGGTGGAAGCTCTCAGCCAGCTGCCTCCCCAGTTCAGTCAAGTACCCAAAGAACGTACTGCCTTTTTGCTGCGCGAGCCGCCGTTGCCGGAGGTGCGATCGCAAAACCTACTCAACTACGCCTACGCCCGCGACTACTGCGGCTATATCTCTGGTCCCGACGACTCGGCCCCTACTCCGGCCTACATGCCCGCGATTTGGTACGTGAATGTCTCGTTCCGCGAGCTGAACGAAGCGCCACCCCCCGAAAAGCACAGCCCCTGTAGCTGGATTACCTCCGGCATCAACCGCACCGAGAGTCATCGCCAGCGTCTCGCCTTCTTACAGACCCTTCAGGAGAGCGGCGTGCCCGTAGAAGTCTACGGTCGTGGCCTGCCCCCCGGTATCCGCACGGCAGGGGAACTCAGCAACAAATGGTCGGGAATGGCCCCCTACACCTACAACCTGGCGATCGAAAACTTTGCCGACAACGACTGGTACGCTAGCGAAAAGCTTTGGGATGCCTTGCTCTCCTGGTGTCTACCCATCTACTACGGCGGCGGCGCGGCGGATAAACTGCTGCCATCCGGCAGCTTTTTGCGCCTGCCCAGCCTAGACGCGAAGGGGATTGAGTACATCCGCGAGGTGACGGCTAACCCCGATGCGTGGATGGAAGCAAAGGATGCGATGGCCGAAGCCCGCCAAGTGATCCTCCACAAGCTAAATCTGATGAACTGGCTGTCAGACTGGGTGGGAAATCAGGCGTGA
- a CDS encoding Npun_R2821/Npun_R2822 family protein, translating to MTSRGIYITANDKVIDHTIACLNSIRAHDPSIPVMLIPYNDDYHQVAEVLGRDYGVEVYPDLEFIQRLSENLHGIFGEGFFARPNQFRKQACWFGPFDRFLYIDTDVVVFSAIAKVLDALDDHDFISYDYQHRGGIRNVFAPAIVEQGVFTAAELEDMFNCGFWGSKKGLVSEQDLYDTFAECAAHPDYFDFSEKTSDQPIINYLILKRMARRFNLVRQPGGGPGNWAGSPHFVQEGMALSDPNVNKPLDYLHWAGYRIQPGCPYWDIWAHYRYLRDPDSRPVEVPAAAPSPMKTLSRKAGKLLSRLGK from the coding sequence ATGACTTCGCGCGGCATTTACATTACAGCCAACGACAAGGTGATCGACCATACGATCGCCTGCCTCAACAGCATTCGTGCCCACGACCCCAGCATTCCGGTGATGCTGATTCCCTACAACGACGACTACCACCAGGTAGCCGAGGTGCTGGGCCGCGACTACGGCGTGGAGGTCTACCCCGACTTGGAGTTCATTCAGCGGTTGTCAGAAAATTTGCACGGCATCTTTGGCGAAGGGTTCTTTGCCCGGCCCAACCAGTTTCGCAAGCAGGCCTGCTGGTTTGGCCCCTTCGATCGCTTTCTCTACATCGATACCGATGTGGTGGTGTTTAGCGCGATCGCTAAAGTGCTCGACGCCCTCGATGACCACGATTTCATCAGCTACGACTACCAGCACCGGGGCGGCATTCGCAACGTGTTTGCCCCCGCGATCGTCGAGCAAGGTGTTTTCACCGCCGCCGAGTTAGAGGATATGTTTAACTGCGGCTTTTGGGGGTCAAAAAAAGGGCTAGTCAGCGAGCAAGACCTTTACGATACGTTCGCTGAATGCGCCGCTCACCCCGACTATTTCGATTTTTCAGAAAAAACCTCCGATCAGCCGATCATCAACTACCTGATTCTCAAGCGCATGGCGCGGCGGTTTAACTTGGTGCGCCAACCCGGCGGTGGCCCCGGCAACTGGGCAGGCAGCCCCCACTTTGTCCAAGAGGGCATGGCCTTAAGCGATCCGAATGTGAACAAGCCCCTCGACTATCTGCACTGGGCAGGCTACCGCATTCAGCCAGGCTGCCCCTACTGGGATATCTGGGCCCACTACCGCTACCTGCGCGACCCCGACAGCCGTCCGGTGGAAGTTCCAGCAGCAGCCCCATCTCCTATGAAAACCCTAAGCCGCAAGGCAGGCAAACTGCTGAGCCGTTTGGGGAAATAG
- a CDS encoding DUF4231 domain-containing protein, with protein MGDLRAIEKSEFLKQKIEKQISSFKWRKEHNQTKAVRTKLISILLAASTTVLLGLKGLNESGQLIVQNLAFVLSAAVTFVTGLDAYFNHQGLWVRYQGTLNDLYELKTDLEYLLVHAAGEVPENEIDQLYRRYQVILRDTNSTWSSLRKEQTS; from the coding sequence ATGGGTGACCTGCGGGCGATCGAAAAATCAGAGTTTCTAAAGCAGAAAATTGAAAAGCAGATTAGCTCCTTCAAATGGCGGAAAGAGCACAACCAAACTAAAGCCGTTAGAACGAAACTGATATCAATACTCCTGGCTGCATCGACTACCGTTCTACTGGGTCTGAAAGGGCTAAATGAGTCTGGACAGCTCATCGTGCAGAATCTTGCTTTTGTTTTGAGTGCAGCCGTCACCTTTGTGACCGGGTTAGACGCTTACTTCAACCATCAAGGGCTTTGGGTTCGCTATCAAGGAACACTTAATGATTTGTACGAGCTGAAGACAGATTTAGAGTATCTGCTGGTTCATGCTGCCGGAGAGGTGCCAGAAAACGAAATAGATCAGCTCTATCGGCGATATCAAGTAATTTTGAGAGATACAAATTCGACCTGGTCGAGCTTAAGAAAAGAGCAGACTTCTTGA
- a CDS encoding Npun_R2821/Npun_R2822 family protein, giving the protein MDGICTLGNDRVYDQIIALINSIELFAPGMPVCIYPYDDQVERLRELVRSRPQLTLYDDTASIQRWDAWVEQIWATHPTARQQWDAIGSAGIHRMGTHRRFCAFDGPFDRFIYMDADTLLLSDPALVFNALNEYDWVTYDFQHKDLSHVYDVSSGWMEQLFSAEQVQRQAFCSGFYASRRGLFDPDRGQDILNRLQAGEAAVLYPMAPDQTILNYLVMRCEVNSCNLALTLPTDQRTGNSITSSHFTIESHRVYDKGVPLLYLHYIGLSSKLFARLCNGENMDLPYRDVFLHYRYLHNPETRPALLGKLVTAKPQGWRRYLKPLAQLLP; this is encoded by the coding sequence ATGGACGGCATTTGTACCCTCGGCAATGATCGCGTTTACGACCAAATCATCGCCCTGATTAACAGCATTGAACTCTTCGCCCCAGGGATGCCAGTTTGCATTTATCCCTACGACGACCAGGTGGAGCGTTTAAGGGAACTGGTGCGATCGCGCCCCCAACTCACCCTTTACGACGACACCGCCTCCATCCAGCGGTGGGATGCCTGGGTCGAGCAAATCTGGGCCACCCATCCTACTGCTCGGCAACAGTGGGATGCGATCGGTAGTGCGGGCATTCACCGTATGGGTACCCACCGCCGCTTCTGCGCCTTCGACGGCCCCTTCGATCGCTTCATTTATATGGATGCCGACACGCTACTGCTGAGCGACCCAGCCCTGGTGTTCAACGCGTTGAATGAGTACGACTGGGTCACTTACGACTTTCAGCACAAAGACCTTAGCCACGTGTATGACGTGAGTTCTGGCTGGATGGAGCAACTGTTTTCGGCGGAGCAGGTGCAGCGGCAAGCGTTTTGCTCGGGCTTCTACGCCAGTCGCCGGGGGCTGTTTGATCCCGATCGGGGCCAAGACATTTTGAACCGGCTGCAAGCTGGGGAAGCGGCCGTGCTGTACCCCATGGCCCCCGACCAAACCATTCTCAACTATCTAGTGATGCGCTGCGAGGTCAACTCCTGCAACCTGGCGCTCACGCTGCCAACCGATCAGCGCACCGGCAACTCGATCACCTCCAGCCACTTCACTATTGAGAGTCACCGGGTCTACGACAAGGGTGTGCCGCTGCTATATCTGCACTACATCGGCTTATCGTCCAAACTTTTCGCCCGCCTCTGCAATGGCGAGAACATGGACTTGCCCTACCGCGATGTGTTTTTGCACTACCGCTATCTACACAATCCTGAGACCCGTCCGGCTCTGCTGGGCAAACTAGTGACAGCCAAGCCCCAAGGCTGGCGACGGTACCTAAAACCCCTGGCCCAGTTGCTCCCCTGA
- the nfi gene encoding deoxyribonuclease V (cleaves DNA at apurinic or apyrimidinic sites), with protein sequence MQIQFPESWPTTPAEAIALQQTLAPQIVLEDRIPNPIRYVAGVDAGFEDEGETTRAAVVVLSFPDLTPVDEVLVRQPTVFPYVPGLLSFREVPAVLAALAQLKTEPDVILCDGQGIAHPRRLGIASHLGLLCDRPTVGVAKSRLVGTHIEVPPDKGTWVPLTDRGDRIGAVLRNRANTKPLYISPGHYTTLETAIDLVLRCSTKYRLPETTRYADRLASSGTARSALEEVQQGRLF encoded by the coding sequence ATGCAGATTCAGTTTCCAGAGAGCTGGCCAACCACGCCCGCCGAGGCGATCGCACTCCAGCAAACCCTTGCTCCTCAGATTGTCCTCGAAGACCGTATCCCTAACCCCATTCGTTACGTCGCCGGAGTGGATGCGGGGTTTGAGGATGAGGGCGAAACCACCCGCGCCGCAGTGGTGGTGCTGTCGTTTCCCGACCTGACTCCGGTAGATGAGGTGTTGGTGCGGCAGCCTACCGTTTTTCCCTACGTGCCGGGGCTGCTGTCGTTTCGGGAGGTGCCTGCGGTGCTGGCGGCCCTGGCGCAGCTCAAAACCGAGCCGGATGTGATTCTCTGCGATGGTCAGGGAATAGCGCATCCTCGGCGGTTGGGGATTGCGTCGCATTTAGGGTTACTGTGCGATCGCCCCACCGTCGGCGTGGCCAAGTCGCGCTTGGTGGGCACCCACATCGAGGTGCCGCCCGATAAAGGCACCTGGGTACCGCTGACGGATCGGGGCGATCGCATCGGAGCCGTGCTGCGCAACCGCGCCAACACCAAACCCCTGTACATTTCCCCAGGCCACTACACAACGCTGGAGACTGCCATCGACCTAGTGTTGCGGTGCAGCACGAAATACCGTCTGCCCGAAACCACTCGCTACGCCGATCGCCTAGCGTCTTCCGGCACGGCGCGATCGGCCCTGGAGGAAGTTCAGCAGGGTCGCTTGTTTTAG